In a genomic window of Vigna angularis cultivar LongXiaoDou No.4 chromosome 6, ASM1680809v1, whole genome shotgun sequence:
- the LOC108344709 gene encoding E3 ubiquitin-protein ligase RZF1 isoform X2: MSSGTTYWCYTCRQPIWLERRDAICPYCDGGFVQELYELLRAVSRQQGFSSQREDFHQVPDIMDAVNHVMEQRGSEPRVGVRDGVDNFMRQRMAGSYTNFDVRRRFGNTPLPDQTWGVYTSGPYLIFHGQPPGFTVSNNSGSRSGSGHVDFGHYFLGPRLEGLIEQHITNDRLGPPPASRSSIDAMPTIKITNEHLQSDSHCAVCKERFELSSEARKMPCSHIYHSDCIVPWLVQHNSCPVCRVELPSQGHSSSRSSHSRGGRNGSDSSSGSDNISRRRGNREMTSGRRNLLSYLWPFRTSSSNT; this comes from the coding sequence ATGTCAAGTGGAACGACATACTGGTGTTATACATGCAGGCAGCCAATCTGGCTTGAAAGGAGAGATGCAATTTGCCCTTACTGCGATGGAGGCTTTGTGCAAGAACTATACGAGCTGCTGCGAGCAGTTTCAAGGCAACAAGGGTTTTCATCACAAAGGGAAGATTTTCATCAAGTCCCTGACATTATGGATGCTGTAAATCATGTTATGGAGCAAAGAGGTTCCGAGCCAAGAGTTGGAGTTAGAGATGGTGTTGACAATTTCATGAGGCAGAGAATGGCTGGAAGCTACACAAACTTTGACGTCAGAAGGAGGTTTGGTAACACCCCTCTTCCTGATCAGACTTGGGGGGTCTATACATCTGGTCCTTATCTCATATTTCATGGTCAACCTCCAGGGTTCACTGTCTCTAACAACAGTGGCTCAAGAAGTGGTTCTGGGCATGTTGATTTTGGTCACTACTTTCTTGGTCCTAGACTTGAAGGACTCATTGAGCAGCACATAACAAATGACCGGCTTGGTCCACCTCCTGCATCACGCTCTTCTATTGATGCAATGCCAACAATTAAGATCACAAATGAACACCTCCAATCTGATTCTCACTGTGCAGTTTGTAAGGAAAGGTTTGAACTGAGTTCTGAGGCCAGGAAAATGCCATGTAGCCACATTTACCACTCAGATTGCATTGTTCCATGGTTGGTCCAGCACAATTCCTGTCCAGTTTGCCGTGTTGAGCTGCCATCTCAAGGACACTCCAGTTCCCGAAGTAGTCATAGTAGGGGAGGAAGGAATGGTAGTGACAGTAGTAGTGGCAGTGACAATATCTCAAGGAGAAGAGGAAATAGAGAGATGACCAGTGGAAGGAGGAATCTGCTATCATATTTGTGGCCATTTCGAACTTCTAGTTCAAATACTTGA
- the LOC108344709 gene encoding E3 ubiquitin-protein ligase RZF1 isoform X1 — translation MWCAANTLHHNILNVHHDLSRVKVCSERESMSSGTTYWCYTCRQPIWLERRDAICPYCDGGFVQELYELLRAVSRQQGFSSQREDFHQVPDIMDAVNHVMEQRGSEPRVGVRDGVDNFMRQRMAGSYTNFDVRRRFGNTPLPDQTWGVYTSGPYLIFHGQPPGFTVSNNSGSRSGSGHVDFGHYFLGPRLEGLIEQHITNDRLGPPPASRSSIDAMPTIKITNEHLQSDSHCAVCKERFELSSEARKMPCSHIYHSDCIVPWLVQHNSCPVCRVELPSQGHSSSRSSHSRGGRNGSDSSSGSDNISRRRGNREMTSGRRNLLSYLWPFRTSSSNT, via the exons ATGTGGTGTGCTGCCAACACACTCCACCACAATATCCTAAATGTTCATCATGACTT AAGCAGAGTGAAAGTTTGTAGTGAAAGAGAAAGCATGTCAAGTGGAACGACATACTGGTGTTATACATGCAGGCAGCCAATCTGGCTTGAAAGGAGAGATGCAATTTGCCCTTACTGCGATGGAGGCTTTGTGCAAGAACTATACGAGCTGCTGCGAGCAGTTTCAAGGCAACAAGGGTTTTCATCACAAAGGGAAGATTTTCATCAAGTCCCTGACATTATGGATGCTGTAAATCATGTTATGGAGCAAAGAGGTTCCGAGCCAAGAGTTGGAGTTAGAGATGGTGTTGACAATTTCATGAGGCAGAGAATGGCTGGAAGCTACACAAACTTTGACGTCAGAAGGAGGTTTGGTAACACCCCTCTTCCTGATCAGACTTGGGGGGTCTATACATCTGGTCCTTATCTCATATTTCATGGTCAACCTCCAGGGTTCACTGTCTCTAACAACAGTGGCTCAAGAAGTGGTTCTGGGCATGTTGATTTTGGTCACTACTTTCTTGGTCCTAGACTTGAAGGACTCATTGAGCAGCACATAACAAATGACCGGCTTGGTCCACCTCCTGCATCACGCTCTTCTATTGATGCAATGCCAACAATTAAGATCACAAATGAACACCTCCAATCTGATTCTCACTGTGCAGTTTGTAAGGAAAGGTTTGAACTGAGTTCTGAGGCCAGGAAAATGCCATGTAGCCACATTTACCACTCAGATTGCATTGTTCCATGGTTGGTCCAGCACAATTCCTGTCCAGTTTGCCGTGTTGAGCTGCCATCTCAAGGACACTCCAGTTCCCGAAGTAGTCATAGTAGGGGAGGAAGGAATGGTAGTGACAGTAGTAGTGGCAGTGACAATATCTCAAGGAGAAGAGGAAATAGAGAGATGACCAGTGGAAGGAGGAATCTGCTATCATATTTGTGGCCATTTCGAACTTCTAGTTCAAATACTTGA